The genome window AATATGATATTTGATTTCCGCTCCGTCCGGCGTGTAGATATAAAAACACGGATATTTCTCCCAGAATTCCTTGTCCAGGTAGTCCTCCAAATCATTGAACATGGTCCCGTTGTACATATAATGTCCGTAAATAATTGTATTCCTGTCATTAAAATCCGGGTGATTGTCCACATTTACGAAAATAGTCCCCACCGTATTATCATATCCCTTGAACGTCTTATGCAGATATTCTTCATTATCTTTGCCCTGCACGACCGGATAATTGATCACCGATGGCTCATCGAAGCGAATCCAGGCCACCACATCCGGGTTCAGCTCCCGAAGCGTATCGAAATCCACCCGGTATCTATCCTCCTCCGTATCAATGCTGACCGCTTTTTCTTCTATCTCATCATATTCATTTTCTCCCTTTTTGTAGCCGCTTTGTATCTGGACCAGTTGAAACGCCGAATAGCAAAATACGCAGACCGCAACAATAAGTATAATCGTACTGATAATTCCGCCAATGCTGGCCTTCTTCCGTCTGCCGCGGTGATACTTCTTTTTGTGCTTTCTTCTTGTCCTGTCGTCTACTCTATCATCCTCTAATCTTCTCTTTCTATCCATAGCTTTCCTCCGTAGCCTCCCGTTAAAAATCATTTTCCCTGTCCTGAAGTGTGTCCATTAGTCAGGCCAGGCGCCCAAGCTCTTCACCAGGTGTACCCGGCAACCCCAAATTGCCGGTTCACAACAACGCTAACAGCAGTATAACACACTTTTTAGAGTTTTTTAATAAGAAGTTTATTGAATCCGGGAATAAAAAGCGTAAAATAACAAGTAAGATTTAACAAAGGCAGTGTAGCATCTTTTAATCGGGCCGCTATACCGCGCAAAACAATATTTTTATTATAAGGTGAGAAATATGAGAGAAAAATTCATGCGTTTTATGTACGGACGATACGGTGTAGATTCTTTTGGCAAGTTTTTGCTGGCAGCCTGCCTTGTCTGCTATCTGCTGTCCCATTTCAAATGGCTCGGAATACTTTATCCGATTGCATTTGCACTTTTGATCTATTCTTATTTCCGAATGTTTTCACGCAACGTTTACAAACGCGCAGCGGAGAATCAGAAATATCTGGGCTATACCGCCAAGATACGAGGATTTTGGTACAAAGAAAAGAATCTGATGCAGCAGAGAAAAACGCATCACATTTATAAATGTCCAAACTGCAAACAGAAAATCCGTATTCCAAAAGGCAAAGGAAAGATTGAGATCCGGTGCCCCAAATGCCAGAATACTTTTATAAAGAGAAGTTAGCACAATATATCGCTGGTATTCATCGGTGTGACCTAAGGCCCATCGATACCTTAATCGAATCAGAGGCGTGATTAACCCCCGTCTCTCACACCACCTGAAAAAGAGCGGTCCGGGAAGTATTTGCTCCCGGACCTGTCTTTTTTTCTAATTATCCGCACTTTTCTTCCGATACAGGCAGGCAAATGCGATAAAGGAGGCTATGATCCACACTGCGATCACGCCTGCGGCGAATACCATTTTCCCCGTAGGTATCCCGCCCTCACTCAGCCCGTAATATAACCGGAGCATCGCTCCATACGGAGTAATGTTTGCCAAAAATCGCATCACTTTTCCCGCACCCGCAAGCATCGGCGGAAGCAGGAACAACAGCATGACCGGAAGCTGAAGCGCATTGCTGCTTGCCTGATCACGGCTCACGATTCCAATGACAGCGCTAAATACCACCGCACATATATTTCCCAGAAAACTGCACACTATATATACCGGAAGCGCTCCTATGGCAGAACCGGAGAGAAGGAAGATCAGCACATTGCCCAGCATGACGATCACGGTCGTCACCACCATCTTTGACAGGAAGAATTCCATCGCGCTCACGTTAGAGAGAATCAACGTCCTGAGCGTAAATTTCTCCTTTTCCTCCGCGATAGAGGTAGCCGGAATAATCAGGGCGCACATACTGGAATTGATCGTAAGTCCCAGAGACAATATAAAATCACTCAGTTCTCCCACCAGATTCGGAATGTGAATAAACTTATACAGCACTACAAAAAGAAGCGGTATCATACTGCATACGATAAGCGATGGATTTTTAAAGTAATCTATGAAATCCTTTCTACATAATGTGTATACTTTCCTCGTTGAAATACTCATTAGAATTCCCTCCCTGTCAGTTTTAAAAAGATTTCCTCCAAATTCGGTTCCTTAGAATGGATCGTCAGACACTGTCCCGTCTCCAGAAGCCGCCCGATCTCGCCTGCGCTATCCGGGCCTTTCTGAAACACCAGTTTTTCCCGTTCTTTGGTAAGAACCTCAATCGCATCTTCCGAATGTGCAAGTTTAAGCTCCTCCGGCGATCCCTGGGCGATCAGATGCCCCTGGTTCAGGATTCCGATGCGTCCGCAGAGTTTATCCGCCTCTTCCATGTTATGAGTCGTCAGGAAAATCGTGGTGCCCCCGGCATTTAACCCGAGCAGCATCTTGTGTACCTCCTGAATCGTCGCCGGATCCAGGCCGCTGGTCGGCTCATCTAAAAAGAGAAGCGCCGGACGGTGGAGAACTGCCTGTGCGAGCAGCGCTCTCTGTCTCATGCCTTTGGAACATTTCTTAATCAAGGTTTTTCGTTTCTCATATAAATGAACCATTTTCAGGATCTGTTCCACCACTTTGGGGTCTGTACCGCGAAGAGCCGCAAAAAATTTCAGATTATCTTCTATACTCATTCTTTCGTAAAGTCCGTTGGTATCCGACAAAATTCCTATCTGTTCATACTCTTTGCGCTCCACCTTATCTATATTCTTTCCAAAGATCCTGATCTTCCCGCTCTTTCGATGTAATTGTTTCGTGAGCAGCTTCATCGTAGTCGTTTTTCCTGCTCCGCTTGGTCCTAAAAAACCGTAAATTTCTCCTGCCATCACCTGAAAACTTAGGTGATCTATGGAAAATGCATCTCCAAAACTCAAACAAACATCTTCCAAATAAAGCATTTCTTTCATCTTGTCTCCTCCTTGCTCCTATGCTTTTCTTTGCAGCTGGTCCGCACCTTTAAGTGAAGCGAAAACACTTGCACTCTTGCGCTGATATGTTTTTTGGTGCCTCGCTGCTTTCTGCTGCCAGCATATCACACCTCGGAGAAAATTCAATAGAATCCGTCTATACAGAACCTTTCTGTGATAAACGGATTCTATTTTTCGATGAATGGAGCCCCAGGGAGGACAAATGGAGACCTTTTTACCAGTGGAACGTCTCCTTCATATCCTCAATTCTGCCTTTCGACAGGGGAATCTGACTGTGCTCCGCATTATTCAGGATCAAAACATAACTGTTCTTTGTCCATTTTTCAAACCGTTCCACCTTCTGGACATTTACCAGATAGGAACGATGGCATCGGAAGAACCCTGATTTCTTAAGTGTCTCCTCCAATTCATACATTGTCTGCTGGGTCTGGAACAGAGTCCCCCTGACAGACAGATACGTGCATTTGTTCAGGCTTTCTATGTAATCAATATCCTTCGGTTCAAACAGGAGGGTGCTGTTTCCGGATTTGGCGGGAATCTTTAGTATTTCCATTTCCTGTTCCCCGGTATCCTCCTCTTCCTCCTCATGCTCCACCTCATGAAAACGATCGTCTTCTATATAAAAGGCTGTTCCCGGCATCAAAAGCGCATGTCTGAGGGACGAGTTGGTCGTAATAAAGTGAACGCCCTCTTCACTGCTTTGCTCCACCCAGGTCAGTACCCGTTTCATATCCGGCTCACTTAAATTAAGAAGCGGTTCTTCCAGGAAACATACCCCGGCGCGCTGCATACTGACTCTGGCGATTCCCACCTTCACATAGTCTCCCGGCTTTAACGCATTCATCTTCCTGCCTTTGATCTCACCTAATCCGAACTGTTCCATCACGGATTCCACGGATTCCTTTGCATCTAAAATGTCATGAAAAAATCTCACATACTCCCGTACGCTCATACGATCATAGCCCTTGTCTTTCAAAGTCACAAACGCCACTGAACCGGGAGAGGACTTTTCTATCACATAATTTAAAAACTCTTCCGACTTTTCCCGGTTACATTCCACATGAATGCTTCCATGTTCCGAAAGACTTTTTATAAGCTCCGAAGCAGAGCTGTAAACCTTCGTACTCAAAACCTAAATTACCTCTTTCCATGCTGCTTCTTTAAAACCCGGGATTGCAAAATCCTCCCCTACCAGAATCGGGCGCTTTACCAGCATACCGTCGGTGGTAAGCAGCTCATACTGCTCCTCCTCCGTCATATTCGGCAGCTTGTCCTTAAGCGCCAGTTCTTTATATTTCATACCGCTGGTATTAAAAAAACGTTTCAGCGGAAGCCCGCTCTTCTTATGCCAGGATTTTAATTCATCAATCGTCGGATTTTGCTCCACGATATGCCGGGACGTAAAATCCACCTCGTTTTCAACAAGCCATTTCTTTGCCTTCTGACAGGTACTGCACTTTGGGTATTCTACAAATAACATTTCTTTGTCCTCCTCTATTTTCATCACATATTATCCCCGAAGAGAGGCTATGATCCGGTTGGGATTAAGCAGAAGATCCAGGCCGTCCTGCATGGACCGCACACAAATATCTGCTTCTTTAAATAATTTTCCGTACATTCCCTCTCTGTCCATAATTCCTATAGATAGAGCCGCCTCTTTCAGCATTCCTTCGTCGTTGCGTCCGTTTCCGATTGCCACGCACCTTCGGCCGCCGGTCGATTTTACCAGCTCTTTCTTATATTCTTTTGCATTTCCCGTGGGAAATGTCTGGAGCACCACCGGAAGGCCTGCGCACTGTTCCTTCGCGTTGCCGTTGGTATCCGCCGTCAGAACATAGATTTGAAACAATTCCCCCAGGGCGGCAAGGCGCTCTCTGACGCTTGTGGGAATGATTCCGTCCACAGCTATGGTTCCGTTAAAATCCAAAAATAGTGTGTCAACCTCCAGGGTTTTATATTCCGGTATCTTTAGTATCATAGATGTACCTCTCAAATTCTACTATTTGCTATGTGATCGACTCCATAAACAGATTTTTCACATTACCTTCATTATAATACATACTGCCCAAAAACGCATCTGTTTTTCCCGTCCGTAATCTCAACTCTTCCTATAACCAATATTTTACTGAAACATTTTCCCTTCCTTCGGGCACACTAACCATCATAAAATAACATTATAGAAAGGACTTCAAACCATGAAACACGCAAAATATATTCTTCTCCCCATACTTTTCCTGCTTCCCGGCTTTCTGCTGAATGGATGCAGCCGCGCAAACACCTACGCGCCTGTCGCAAATGCCGAAGAAGCCTTCGACTACACCAAGGCGCGGCAGACTCTTACCTCCCACGTATCCGACACCGTGTCGCGGGTTGAGAACACCATGCCGTCTGGGACGCCTGCGGAGCAGCAGTCGCAATTCTTCGCGCTGAAGCATGAGATTGAAACCGTGGAGAAAGAGCTGGAGGAATACGACCATCAGCTTGAAAATGGCTTTTTGAACAACTCCCTCTCTCTCAAAGACTATCAAATCTACAATGCCCGGCTGGATAACCTGGAGGATCTGCTGGACAGCGCCGAGGAGCGGCTTGACTTTTCCTTCGGAATGGAGCTATAAATCCCCTGCGCCGCGAATCAGTTTCTCCAGTTCCTTTGCCGCCAGGCTCAGGGGCCTTCCGGAGTCCTTGATCAGGCAGATATACCGGGAAGGTATCGTTTCTTTCAGCTCGACCTGGAACACTTCCCCCTCTTCAAGGGCTTCTTTCGCGAGGCTGTCCGGCAGAAATCCCAGCCCCAGATCATACCTCACCATCGGCAGGATCTGGTCTGCGGTGGCCGCCTCAATATCAGGGTGCAGAATCGCACCGTACTGGGAAAATATCTGACTGTAGAACTCATAAGTCTTCGTTTCCCGCCCCAGACAGACCAAAGGGTATTCTGTCAGCTCCTTTATCGATATCCGCCTCTTTGCAAGCTCTTCAAAATGTTTTCCCGCGATCAGGATCTCCCGAATCTTTTTTAGACGGACCTCCCGCAGGGTACGGGCCGCTCCGGTGGGCGAGGTGACGACCGCAAGTTCCACCAGACCGCTCTTTACCGCGGCTACGGCCTGCGGGGTGGAGTGATTATGGATCTGTATACGAATTCCCGGCCAAACAAGATGAAATTGTTGCAGCACTGGGAGAAGAAGGCCGTGAAGTGCCGTCTCACTGGCACTGATCGCTACATTTCCCTCTTCCAGATTCCGTTTCCCCGATAATTCGTATTCCCCCGCCTGCAGTTGCTCCTGCGCAATCTGCACATGGTCAAACAGCTTCTTTCCCTCCGGAGTCAGGGTGACCCCCCGATTGGAACGAATGAACAGGCGGCAGGCGAGTTCCCGCTCCAAATTGTTCATAGCCCGGGTAATATTGGGCTGGTTGCTCATGAGTATCTTCGCTGCGCGCGTAAAACTCTGATATTTTGCTACATAATAAAAAATTCTGTAATAATCGTAAGTAACTGCCATCGTCTTCTCCTGCTATGCCTTGCAACAAAAACGCCAGGAAACATTTCCGGCCTCCTGACGTTCTTATTTTTCATAACATTACCGGGTCATTTAGCTGCGCATTGCACCGTCAACGGACAGAAGCTCTCCCGTCACGTAGCTTGCCAGGTCACTTGCCAGATACAGGAATGCGTTGGCAATATCCTCCGGTTCTCCGATTCTCCTAAGCGGAATCGCACCAATCAGCGGTTTTATCATCTGCTCCGGAAGCGCTGCAACCATGTCAGTCTTTGTGATGCCCGGTGCCACCGCATTCACACGGATATTGCTGGGGCCCAGTTCTCTTGCCAGAGACCAGGTCAGTCCGTTGACCGCATATTTACTTGCCGGATATGCAACGCCGCTGGGCTGTCCGCTGATACTTACCATGGAGCTGGTATTCAAAATACAGCCGCCGCCCTGTTCTTTCATAATCTTTACGGTTGGTATGATCGTATACATAAGCGCATTCACATTCAGATCCATGACCTTCTCAAACTGCTCACCCGTATATTTGTCGATAGGCGTGCTGTCTGAAACTCCGGCATTATTTACCAGAATATCAATTCTTCCGTACTGTTCTTTCACTTTCTCGATCGCTGCTTCCACTGATGCCGCGTCTTTCAGGTTCGGATAATCGCCACTTACTTCCCAGTCAGCGTTTTCCGCTTTCAATGAAGCAAGTGCTTTCTCGACCGTCTCAGCCCTGGAGCCGAATAATACAACCTTAGCGCCATTTTCCAGATACTTTTTCACGATCGCGTATCCGATTCCTCTTGTACCGCCTGTAACTACCGCTACTTTTCCTTTTAACATAGCCTGTTCCTCCTTGTCCGTTTCATTTCTCGCTACTGTTCACTTCCAATGCCGTCATGAGTTCCTTCATTATTATATGACAGAACTGCTATATGCAGATAACTCCACATATCGAAAACGTTGTACTGTTTTTATTATAATATAAGTATGTCTGATATGTCAAAAAATTATATCTACTATTTCATATATATATTTTACATTGCCAAAAAATAAAAGTATAATACTTGAGGAAGTCAAATCATGAATTTGGAGGCATACATATGAATAAAGATCTGACCGTAGGAAAACCGGAGACTGTGCTCTGGAGATTCTGTCTGCCCTTGTTTGGCAGTATCATTTTCCAGCAGCTCTACAACATCGCCGACAGTCTGGTCGCCGGAAAATTTATCGGTGAAAATGCGTTGGCCGCAGTGGGAAACAGCTATGAAATCACTTTAATTTTCATCGCCTTTGCCTTTGGATGCAACATCGGTTGTTCCGTCATCGTATCCCAGCTCTTCGGCGCTAAAAACTATACTTCTATGAAAACCGCAGTTTACACCACCATCATCGCGAGTGCAATCCTCTGCGCAGCCCTGATGCTTAGCGGTATTCTCGGCTGCGATGTCCTGCTTCGGCTGATTCATACGCCGCAGGAAATTCTGGCCGATTCAGAATTGTACCTGGATATTTATGTATGGGGGCTTCCCTTCATGTTCTTCTATAATATAGCCACCGGCATTTTCTCGGCCCTCGGCGACTCACGGACCCCGTTTCTCTTTCTGGCGCTTTCCTCCACCTCCAATATCGCAGTGGATATCCTGTTCGTCACTGCATTTGGCATGGGCGTGGACGGCGTCGCATGGGCGACCTTTCTCTGCCAGGGAGTGAGCTGTATTCTGGCCCTTATCGTTGTACTTAAAAGGCTGAGAACCATAGAAACCCCTGCGAAACCAGCGCTTTTCTCATGGAGTATCCTGAGAAAGATTGCGGTCATTGCTATCCCCAGCATTCTTCAGCAGAGTTTCATTTCCATCGGAAATATCATAATCCAAAGCGTCATCAACAGCTTTGGTGCCAGCGTGATCGCCGGATATTCCGCCGCTGTCAAGCTGAATAACCTGGTTATTACTTCCTTCACTACCCTGGGAAATGGTATTTCCAATTACACCGCGCAGAATCTGGGAGCAAAGAAGCTGCCGCGTATCAAAGACGGCTTTCGGGCGGGACTTAAAATGGTCTGGACTCTTAGCGTACCGCTGGTGCTGCTGTACTTCCTGGCAGGCCGTTTCCTTCTGTACCTGTTCATGGATAACGGAAGTACCGCCGCGATCCGCACGGGAATTCAGTTCCTGCGTATCCTGTCCCCATTCTATTTCGTAGTTTCCGCCAAGCTGGTAGCCGACGGAATCCTCAGAGGCGCAGGACTTATGAAGCGGTTCATGTCCTCCACCTTTACCGACCTGATTCTCCGTGTCGTGCTGGCGGCAGGCCTTTCCCGAATCCTCGGCTCCGTGGGAATTTGGTGTGCATGGCCGATTGGCTGGACGATTGCGACCACAATGTCCATACTGTTCTACCATACCGGGCCGTGGAACCGGGCGGCAAATGGAGAAATGCAAGAGAACATGAATTTGAGTGATTAGCCCGTCCAAAAATGCACAATAACTGCATAATTATCGAATATGCAATTGTTCTACATTTTACACATAACCGCTTCTTTTATCGTGAACTATGAGACGACAAAACAAACCTAAAGGAGAGTATAGCAATGCTTCAATATAGAGAACTGTGTGCAGAGGAAATCTGCCGCGAATTATTCCATTATTTTATCCGCCGCCAGAACGTCACCAAATGCTGGCGCAAAGAAAATGACTGCTGGGTCATCAAAGACGACCCGTTCATTGACGATTGGACGGAAAATGATTATTATTTTCTAGTCAAATGTCTCAAAAACACTGTCACTTCCGGTGGATTCGTCTATGCTGCTTTTGACGACGGCCGTCTGAAAGGATTTACCTCTGTTGAGCCTTCTTTATTCGGCGGCTCGCAGTGTTACCTCGATTTGTCTAGTCTTCATGTATCAGAGGATATGCGGGGCAGGGGAATCGGTAAATCCCTGTTTCTGGCCGCGAAAGAATGGGCCGGACAGCACGGTGCCCGTAAGCTCTACATTTCCGGCCATTCCGCCGTTGAGACCCAGGCATTTTACAAGGCGATGGGCTGCGTCCCCGCAGAGGTCCATCATATGGAGCATGTGGAGAGGGAGCCTTATGACTGCCAGCTTGAATGTGAGCTTTAACAGATCCTGCGCTTAAAACAGGGCATAGGTATTTTATTCTGACACCGGGCGGCCGTCCAAAGACAGCCGCCCGGTTTTCTACGATAATATTTACTTGATTCTTTATTTCTCGTTTTTCTTTTTCTGCCAGTCTACTTTTGCAAATTCGTTCATAAAATCCACGAGAAAATCCGCAGTGGTTTCCAGCATTTCTTTGCCCCACTCTGTGGTTGCCTCCCTCGGATGGTCCGGGCCGATCCAGCCACTGTCCGTAATCCGTCTGATGCTGCGGGGAATGGTAATCGGCACTCCCCTGTAATCGCAGACCTGATAACCCTTAGCTTTGATATTCTCTGTAAGATCGTACAGAACCAGGTTTCCCCCTATCTCATTTTTATCGACCAGATCGGGATTAATGCCTAATATAGCTGCAGTTTCTTCTGCCCCGCCATGACCGCCTTTCCATTTCGGATCCAGCTCTCCTGCAATGAGCCACCAGTTAAGAATCGCCGTAAGACAGCCCTTTTTCTCGTACTCTGTTCCAACTCGCTGAATCGTGGAAACATTTCCTCCATGTCCGTTCAGCATCACAAATTTTCTGGCGCCATGCAAATACAGGTTTTCCACTACCTGCTTTAGAAATTCGTAATAGACATCCGGCGCGATACTGATGCTTCCCGGATAATCCGTCAAATCCTGACATATTCCATAAGGAATCGAGGGTGCAATCAATATATCGCTTTTTTCCTCGATAAGTTTCGCTAAATGCTCCGGAATCAATGCGTCCGTTCCCAGCGGCATATGTCTCCCATGACTTTCAATGCTTCCAAGAGGCAGAAGCACCATATCATTTTCCTGAAAATACGTTTCTGCCTGAGGCCATGTTATGTTTTCCAAACGCATATCTGCTCCTCCCATCCTGCCCTATTTCAACGCTTTTTCGATAAATAACCGCATCTCTGCAATCGTCTTCCAGTAGGCCTCGCCGCTTCCCCTGTCATGAGCGCCTTCCGCGAGAACACGGAGCAATATCGGATTACAGCTTCTGTTTTTTTCCTGCATAAGCGCAGCAAATTTCTTTCCATGATAAGGCGGCACATTATTATCGCACTCACCCGTCTGTATATAGGTAGCCGGATATTCTACTTCCCGCACATTATGATACGGAGAATAACTCAGCATATACTCAAACATCTCTTTACTCTCCAAGGGATTTCCATATTCCTGGATATATCTCGGTCCATTATCATCTCTCGTAAACCGGATCA of Roseburia hominis contains these proteins:
- the srtB gene encoding class B sortase, producing MDRKRRLEDDRVDDRTRRKHKKKYHRGRRKKASIGGIISTIILIVAVCVFCYSAFQLVQIQSGYKKGENEYDEIEEKAVSIDTEEDRYRVDFDTLRELNPDVVAWIRFDEPSVINYPVVQGKDNEEYLHKTFKGYDNTVGTIFVNVDNHPDFNDRNTIIYGHYMYNGTMFNDLEDYLDKEFWEKYPCFYIYTPDGAEIKYHIYAAGVVKDTSEGYTYQFADDAAFQSFLDTTKASGDYDTGVELDLSSQVVTLSTCTKSNNNDRMVIHAVKTGVRQ
- a CDS encoding SDR family NAD(P)-dependent oxidoreductase, with product MLKGKVAVVTGGTRGIGYAIVKKYLENGAKVVLFGSRAETVEKALASLKAENADWEVSGDYPNLKDAASVEAAIEKVKEQYGRIDILVNNAGVSDSTPIDKYTGEQFEKVMDLNVNALMYTIIPTVKIMKEQGGGCILNTSSMVSISGQPSGVAYPASKYAVNGLTWSLARELGPSNIRVNAVAPGITKTDMVAALPEQMIKPLIGAIPLRRIGEPEDIANAFLYLASDLASYVTGELLSVDGAMRS
- a CDS encoding LysR family transcriptional regulator; its protein translation is MAVTYDYYRIFYYVAKYQSFTRAAKILMSNQPNITRAMNNLERELACRLFIRSNRGVTLTPEGKKLFDHVQIAQEQLQAGEYELSGKRNLEEGNVAISASETALHGLLLPVLQQFHLVWPGIRIQIHNHSTPQAVAAVKSGLVELAVVTSPTGAARTLREVRLKKIREILIAGKHFEELAKRRISIKELTEYPLVCLGRETKTYEFYSQIFSQYGAILHPDIEAATADQILPMVRYDLGLGFLPDSLAKEALEEGEVFQVELKETIPSRYICLIKDSGRPLSLAAKELEKLIRGAGDL
- a CDS encoding ATPase P, whose product is MILKIPEYKTLEVDTLFLDFNGTIAVDGIIPTSVRERLAALGELFQIYVLTADTNGNAKEQCAGLPVVLQTFPTGNAKEYKKELVKSTGGRRCVAIGNGRNDEGMLKEAALSIGIMDREGMYGKLFKEADICVRSMQDGLDLLLNPNRIIASLRG
- a CDS encoding ABC transporter ATP-binding protein, producing the protein MKEMLYLEDVCLSFGDAFSIDHLSFQVMAGEIYGFLGPSGAGKTTTMKLLTKQLHRKSGKIRIFGKNIDKVERKEYEQIGILSDTNGLYERMSIEDNLKFFAALRGTDPKVVEQILKMVHLYEKRKTLIKKCSKGMRQRALLAQAVLHRPALLFLDEPTSGLDPATIQEVHKMLLGLNAGGTTIFLTTHNMEEADKLCGRIGILNQGHLIAQGSPEELKLAHSEDAIEVLTKEREKLVFQKGPDSAGEIGRLLETGQCLTIHSKEPNLEEIFLKLTGREF
- a CDS encoding MATE family efflux transporter, with product MNKDLTVGKPETVLWRFCLPLFGSIIFQQLYNIADSLVAGKFIGENALAAVGNSYEITLIFIAFAFGCNIGCSVIVSQLFGAKNYTSMKTAVYTTIIASAILCAALMLSGILGCDVLLRLIHTPQEILADSELYLDIYVWGLPFMFFYNIATGIFSALGDSRTPFLFLALSSTSNIAVDILFVTAFGMGVDGVAWATFLCQGVSCILALIVVLKRLRTIETPAKPALFSWSILRKIAVIAIPSILQQSFISIGNIIIQSVINSFGASVIAGYSAAVKLNNLVITSFTTLGNGISNYTAQNLGAKKLPRIKDGFRAGLKMVWTLSVPLVLLYFLAGRFLLYLFMDNGSTAAIRTGIQFLRILSPFYFVVSAKLVADGILRGAGLMKRFMSSTFTDLILRVVLAAGLSRILGSVGIWCAWPIGWTIATTMSILFYHTGPWNRAANGEMQENMNLSD
- a CDS encoding creatininase family protein; translation: MRLENITWPQAETYFQENDMVLLPLGSIESHGRHMPLGTDALIPEHLAKLIEEKSDILIAPSIPYGICQDLTDYPGSISIAPDVYYEFLKQVVENLYLHGARKFVMLNGHGGNVSTIQRVGTEYEKKGCLTAILNWWLIAGELDPKWKGGHGGAEETAAILGINPDLVDKNEIGGNLVLYDLTENIKAKGYQVCDYRGVPITIPRSIRRITDSGWIGPDHPREATTEWGKEMLETTADFLVDFMNEFAKVDWQKKKNEK
- a CDS encoding arsenate reductase family protein, which produces MLFVEYPKCSTCQKAKKWLVENEVDFTSRHIVEQNPTIDELKSWHKKSGLPLKRFFNTSGMKYKELALKDKLPNMTEEEQYELLTTDGMLVKRPILVGEDFAIPGFKEAAWKEVI
- a CDS encoding GNAT family N-acetyltransferase — protein: MLQYRELCAEEICRELFHYFIRRQNVTKCWRKENDCWVIKDDPFIDDWTENDYYFLVKCLKNTVTSGGFVYAAFDDGRLKGFTSVEPSLFGGSQCYLDLSSLHVSEDMRGRGIGKSLFLAAKEWAGQHGARKLYISGHSAVETQAFYKAMGCVPAEVHHMEHVEREPYDCQLECEL
- a CDS encoding LytTR family transcriptional regulator DNA-binding domain-containing protein, translating into MSTKVYSSASELIKSLSEHGSIHVECNREKSEEFLNYVIEKSSPGSVAFVTLKDKGYDRMSVREYVRFFHDILDAKESVESVMEQFGLGEIKGRKMNALKPGDYVKVGIARVSMQRAGVCFLEEPLLNLSEPDMKRVLTWVEQSSEEGVHFITTNSSLRHALLMPGTAFYIEDDRFHEVEHEEEEEDTGEQEMEILKIPAKSGNSTLLFEPKDIDYIESLNKCTYLSVRGTLFQTQQTMYELEETLKKSGFFRCHRSYLVNVQKVERFEKWTKNSYVLILNNAEHSQIPLSKGRIEDMKETFHW